In Stenotrophomonas sp. ESTM1D_MKCIP4_1, a single genomic region encodes these proteins:
- a CDS encoding UbiA family prenyltransferase: MTASHRPLCVDLDGTLLRSDILYESLLALLAHHPLYIFLVPFWLLRGKAYVKRQLASRVQLPAETLPYDERVLEILRTTTQRPRVLCTASDRLLVQPIADHLGLFEEVMASDGQTNLSGSNKGQALAARFGERGFDYMGNGQVDLKVWAHAGGAIVVNNGTGLANAAARQTEVLAHLPSQNGGLITWIKALRVYQWLKNLLVLVPLLTAHRFFDIGSIIDAGTAFLAFGLCASGVYLLNDLLDLTPDRMHPRKRKRPFAAGTLPLLHGLLVAPLITLAGFALALACSPAFAGVLLCYYVMTLSYSLKLKRIVMIDVVLLAALYTVRIIGGAVAINSELSFWLLAFSMFVFLSLAMLKRYTELASALASGKGTAIGRGYSVADLPLVQSLGAAAGYIGVLVFALYINSPESLELYRNPKLLWLLCPILLYWISRMWIVSHRGDMHDDPIVFAAMDRGSQIVIALCVLIVLIAI, from the coding sequence GTGACGGCCTCCCACCGCCCGCTCTGCGTCGATCTTGACGGCACCCTGCTGCGCTCGGACATCCTTTACGAGTCCCTGCTGGCCCTGCTGGCCCACCACCCGCTGTACATTTTCCTGGTGCCGTTCTGGCTGCTGCGGGGCAAGGCCTACGTGAAGCGCCAGCTGGCGTCGCGCGTGCAGTTGCCCGCCGAGACCCTGCCCTACGACGAGCGCGTGCTGGAAATCCTGCGCACCACCACGCAGCGCCCGCGCGTGCTGTGTACTGCCTCCGACCGCCTGCTGGTGCAACCCATCGCCGACCATCTGGGCCTGTTCGAGGAAGTGATGGCCAGCGATGGCCAGACCAACCTGTCCGGCAGCAACAAGGGCCAGGCCCTGGCCGCGCGCTTTGGCGAACGCGGCTTCGATTACATGGGCAATGGCCAGGTCGACCTGAAGGTGTGGGCCCATGCCGGTGGCGCGATCGTGGTCAACAATGGCACCGGGCTGGCCAACGCCGCCGCCCGGCAGACCGAGGTGCTGGCCCACCTGCCCTCGCAGAACGGCGGCCTGATCACCTGGATCAAGGCGCTGCGCGTCTACCAGTGGCTGAAGAACCTGCTGGTGCTGGTACCGCTGCTGACCGCGCATCGGTTCTTCGATATCGGTTCGATCATCGATGCCGGCACGGCGTTCCTCGCGTTCGGCCTGTGTGCGTCGGGCGTCTACCTGCTCAACGACCTGCTCGACCTGACCCCGGACCGCATGCATCCGCGCAAGCGCAAGCGACCGTTCGCGGCCGGCACGCTGCCGCTGCTGCATGGCCTGCTGGTGGCGCCGCTGATCACCCTGGCCGGTTTCGCCCTGGCCCTGGCATGCAGCCCTGCCTTCGCCGGCGTGCTGCTGTGCTACTACGTGATGACCCTGAGCTATTCGCTCAAGCTCAAGCGCATCGTGATGATCGACGTCGTGCTGCTGGCCGCGCTGTACACCGTGCGCATCATCGGCGGTGCGGTGGCGATCAATTCCGAGCTGTCGTTCTGGCTGCTGGCGTTCTCGATGTTCGTGTTCCTCAGCCTGGCCATGCTCAAGCGCTACACCGAACTTGCCTCCGCCCTGGCCAGTGGCAAGGGAACGGCGATCGGCCGTGGCTACTCCGTGGCCGACCTGCCGCTCGTGCAGTCGCTGGGCGCCGCCGCCGGCTACATCGGCGTGCTGGTGTTCGCGCTGTACATCAACAGCCCGGAAAGCCTGGAGCTCTACCGCAACCCGAAGCTGCTGTGGCTGCTGTGCCCGATCCTGCTGTACTGGATCAGCCGCATGTGGATCGTCTCCCACCGCGGCGACATGCATGACGATCCGATCGTGTTCGCGGCCATGGACCGCGGCAGCCAGATCGTCATCGCGCTGTGCGTATTGATCGTGCTGATCGCCATATGA
- a CDS encoding lysylphosphatidylglycerol synthase transmembrane domain-containing protein, which yields MTHLRPPLPVQPARGGRAGLWVTAIAVVYLAALAYFDRDRNILSQLAELAVPLSACAALVLLSYVCRYQRWRRVLAAQGHPVHAWWQGLVAYLAGFAFTASPGKAGELLRIRYFSWQGIPAQATLTAFIFERAIDLLIITLLSIGAATLFPAFGMLVLIILVVLLALLALACWPPLARWARGLSARLPGTRVRRTADFLIDGGTALAPLLRTRLLLGSMGWGSAAWSLTAAAFAWLCHSSGISVPAPLLLGIYPMAMLIGALSFVPGGVGTTEAAIVLMLVACGIKADAALAIAIGIRLASLWLAVLVGMLAMAALESRALRAAARR from the coding sequence ATGACCCACCTCCGCCCTCCGCTGCCGGTGCAGCCGGCACGCGGAGGGCGTGCGGGCCTCTGGGTCACCGCCATTGCCGTGGTCTATCTGGCCGCACTGGCGTACTTCGATCGCGACCGGAACATCCTGTCGCAGTTGGCCGAACTTGCAGTGCCCCTGTCTGCCTGCGCCGCCCTGGTGCTGCTCAGTTATGTCTGCCGCTACCAGCGCTGGCGCCGCGTGCTCGCGGCACAGGGCCATCCCGTCCATGCCTGGTGGCAGGGACTGGTGGCCTACCTCGCCGGCTTCGCGTTCACGGCATCACCAGGCAAGGCCGGTGAGCTGCTGCGCATCCGCTACTTCAGCTGGCAGGGCATTCCCGCCCAGGCCACGCTGACCGCCTTCATCTTCGAGCGGGCCATCGACCTGCTCATCATCACGCTGCTGTCGATCGGGGCAGCCACGCTGTTTCCGGCGTTCGGCATGCTTGTGCTGATCATTCTCGTAGTGCTGCTGGCACTGCTTGCCCTTGCCTGCTGGCCGCCGCTGGCGCGGTGGGCGCGCGGGCTGAGCGCACGCCTGCCGGGCACCCGCGTGCGGCGCACGGCGGACTTCCTGATTGATGGTGGCACCGCGCTGGCGCCCCTGCTGCGCACCCGACTGCTGCTGGGCAGCATGGGCTGGGGCAGCGCGGCATGGTCGCTGACAGCAGCAGCCTTCGCCTGGCTGTGCCACAGCTCGGGCATCAGCGTGCCGGCCCCGTTGCTGCTGGGAATCTACCCGATGGCGATGCTGATCGGCGCACTGTCCTTCGTACCCGGCGGCGTCGGCACCACCGAAGCGGCCATCGTGCTGATGCTGGTGGCCTGCGGCATCAAGGCGGACGCTGCACTGGCCATTGCCATCGGCATCCGCCTGGCCAGTCTGTGGCTGGCCGTCCTGGTGGGCATGCTGGCCATGGCCGCGCTGGAATCCCGCGCGCTGAGGGCTGCAGCCAGGCGCTGA
- a CDS encoding electron transfer flavoprotein subunit alpha/FixB family protein, whose amino-acid sequence MSKILVIAEHHDGKLNAATAKTVSAAAAINGASIDVLVLAADPAAVAAEAAKIAGVAKVLTVANAANAQAIAQVLAPQIAQLAKGYSHVFGPSTTFGKDLMPCVAALLGVNQVSDLMAVEGSHTFKRPIYAGNAIITVEAPADQVVVATVRAASWPEAAQGGSATVEAASVDAALPAHTRFVGLAAGASDRPDLQSAKRVVSGGRGVGSEENFKVIFQLADKLGAAVGASRAAVDAGYVPSDLQVGQTGKIIAPELYVAVGISGAIQHLTGIKDAGTIVAINKDADSPIFEIADIGLVGDLFAVLPELEKAL is encoded by the coding sequence ATGAGCAAGATTCTCGTCATCGCCGAGCACCACGACGGCAAGCTCAACGCCGCCACCGCCAAGACCGTCAGCGCCGCTGCCGCCATCAACGGTGCCAGCATCGACGTGCTGGTGCTGGCCGCCGACCCGGCCGCCGTGGCGGCTGAAGCCGCGAAGATCGCCGGCGTCGCCAAGGTCCTGACCGTGGCCAACGCCGCCAACGCGCAGGCCATCGCCCAGGTGCTGGCCCCGCAGATCGCGCAGCTGGCCAAGGGCTACAGCCACGTGTTCGGCCCGTCCACCACGTTCGGCAAGGACCTGATGCCGTGCGTGGCCGCCCTGCTGGGCGTGAACCAGGTATCGGACCTGATGGCTGTGGAAGGCAGCCACACCTTCAAGCGCCCGATCTATGCCGGCAACGCCATCATCACCGTGGAAGCACCGGCCGACCAGGTCGTGGTCGCCACCGTGCGTGCCGCATCGTGGCCGGAAGCCGCCCAGGGTGGCAGCGCCACCGTTGAAGCGGCCAGCGTCGATGCCGCCCTGCCTGCGCACACCCGCTTCGTCGGCCTGGCCGCCGGTGCAAGCGACCGCCCGGACCTGCAGAGCGCCAAGCGCGTGGTCTCCGGTGGCCGTGGCGTCGGCTCGGAAGAGAACTTCAAGGTCATCTTCCAGCTGGCCGACAAGCTCGGTGCCGCCGTCGGTGCCTCGCGCGCCGCGGTTGACGCCGGCTATGTGCCCAGCGACCTGCAGGTCGGCCAGACCGGCAAGATCATCGCGCCGGAACTGTACGTGGCCGTCGGCATCAGCGGTGCCATCCAGCACCTGACCGGCATCAAGGACGCCGGCACGATCGTTGCCATCAACAAGGATGCGGATTCGCCGATCTTCGAGATCGCCGACATCGGCCTGGTCGGCGATCTGTTTGCGGTCCTGCCGGAGCTGGAAAAGGCACTGTAA
- a CDS encoding electron transfer flavoprotein subunit beta/FixA family protein: MKILVAYKRVVDYNVRIQVKPDGSGVVTDGVKLSPNPFDEIALEEALRLRDKGIATEVVVATIAPADAQAHLRNGLAMGANRAIHVVTDQAIQPLTAARTLLKLVEKEQPDLVILGKQAIDDDANQTGQMLATLWGRPQATFASKLDIADGKATVTREVDAGLETLEVDLPAVVTTDLRLNEPRFIKLPDIMKAKAKPLETLQLADLGVEAADTFKTTQYAAPSKRSKGVMVKDAAELVAALKQKGLL, translated from the coding sequence ATGAAAATCCTCGTCGCGTACAAGCGCGTGGTGGACTACAACGTCCGCATTCAGGTCAAGCCGGACGGTTCCGGCGTGGTCACCGATGGCGTCAAGCTGTCCCCCAACCCCTTCGATGAAATCGCGCTGGAAGAAGCCCTGCGCCTGCGCGACAAGGGCATCGCGACCGAAGTCGTGGTGGCCACCATCGCTCCCGCCGATGCCCAGGCGCACCTGCGCAACGGCCTGGCGATGGGCGCAAACCGAGCCATTCACGTCGTCACCGACCAGGCCATCCAGCCGCTCACCGCCGCACGCACCCTGCTCAAGCTGGTCGAGAAGGAACAGCCGGACCTGGTGATCCTGGGCAAGCAGGCCATCGATGATGACGCCAACCAGACCGGCCAGATGCTGGCCACGCTCTGGGGCCGCCCGCAGGCGACCTTCGCCAGCAAGCTGGACATTGCCGACGGCAAGGCCACGGTGACCCGCGAAGTCGACGCCGGCCTGGAAACGCTGGAAGTGGACCTGCCGGCGGTGGTCACCACCGACCTGCGCCTGAACGAGCCGCGCTTCATCAAGCTGCCGGACATCATGAAGGCCAAGGCCAAGCCGCTGGAAACCCTGCAGCTGGCCGACCTCGGCGTTGAAGCCGCCGATACCTTCAAGACCACCCAGTACGCCGCGCCGTCCAAGCGCAGCAAGGGTGTGATGGTCAAAGACGCGGCCGAACTGGTTGCCGCACTCAAGCAGAAGGGGCTGCTGTAA
- the rfbB gene encoding dTDP-glucose 4,6-dehydratase, protein MPTWLVTGGAGFIGGNFVLEAVARGIKVVNLDALTYAGNLKTLSSLDGNLDHVFVQGDIGDSALVARLLAEHRPDAVLNFAAESHVDRSIDGPGAFIQTNVVGTLGLLEAVRDYWKALPAEQGAAFRFLHVSTDEVYGTLGETGKFSETTPYAPNSPYSASKAASDHLVRAFHHTYGLPVLTTNCSNNYGPYHFPEKLIPLVIAKALAGEPLPVYGDGKQVRDWLFVTDHCEAIRTVLAKGQVGETYNVGGNSEKQNIEVVQAICALLDARRPREDGQPRSSQITYVADRPGHDRRYAIDASKLKNDLGWEPAYTFEQGIAFTVDWYLDNQEWVNGVLDGSYRLQRIGTSA, encoded by the coding sequence GTGCCCACATGGCTTGTCACCGGCGGCGCCGGATTCATTGGCGGTAACTTCGTTCTCGAAGCGGTCGCCCGCGGCATCAAGGTCGTCAATCTCGACGCACTGACCTACGCCGGCAACCTGAAGACCCTGTCCAGCCTGGACGGCAACCTGGACCACGTGTTCGTGCAGGGCGACATCGGCGACAGTGCGCTGGTCGCCCGCCTGCTGGCCGAGCACCGCCCCGACGCGGTGCTGAACTTCGCCGCCGAAAGCCACGTGGACCGGTCCATCGATGGGCCGGGTGCCTTCATCCAGACCAACGTGGTCGGCACCCTGGGCCTGCTGGAAGCGGTGCGTGACTACTGGAAGGCGCTGCCGGCCGAGCAGGGCGCGGCCTTCCGCTTCCTGCACGTGTCCACCGACGAGGTGTACGGCACGCTGGGCGAGACCGGCAAGTTCAGCGAGACCACCCCGTACGCGCCCAACTCGCCGTACTCGGCGTCCAAGGCCGCTTCGGACCACCTGGTGCGTGCGTTCCACCACACCTACGGGTTGCCGGTGCTGACCACCAACTGTTCCAACAACTATGGCCCCTACCACTTCCCCGAGAAGCTGATCCCGCTGGTGATCGCCAAGGCCCTGGCCGGCGAGCCGCTGCCGGTGTACGGCGATGGCAAGCAGGTGCGCGACTGGCTGTTCGTGACCGACCACTGCGAAGCGATCCGTACCGTGCTGGCCAAGGGCCAGGTCGGCGAGACCTACAACGTCGGCGGCAACTCGGAAAAGCAGAACATCGAGGTGGTGCAGGCGATCTGCGCGCTGCTCGATGCGCGCCGCCCGCGTGAGGATGGCCAGCCGCGCAGCAGCCAGATCACCTACGTGGCCGATCGTCCCGGCCATGACCGCCGCTACGCGATCGATGCCTCGAAGCTTAAGAACGACCTGGGCTGGGAACCGGCCTACACCTTCGAGCAGGGCATTGCCTTCACCGTCGATTGGTACCTGGACAACCAGGAATGGGTGAACGGCGTGCTCGACGGCAGCTACCGCCTGCAGCGCATCGGCACCAGCGCCTGA
- the rfbA gene encoding glucose-1-phosphate thymidylyltransferase RfbA, translating into MTQRKGIILAGGSGTRLYPITKGVSKQLLPVYDKPMIYYPLSVLMLAGIREVLIINTPHEQALFQQLLGDGSQWGMDIQYAVQPSPDGLAQAYLIGRDFVAGKPSCLVLGDNIFHGHGLREVLKRADERVNGSTVFGYWVNDPERYGVAEFDKGGKVIDLVEKPENPRSNYAVTGLYFYDGNASDHAAELKPSPRGELEITDLNKRYLADGNLHLEALGRGYAWLDTGTHQSLLEASNFIETIQTRQGLQVCCPEEIAFGQGWINAEQLEALAAPLIKNGYGQYLHKLALRGVVP; encoded by the coding sequence ATGACGCAGCGTAAAGGCATCATCCTTGCCGGCGGCTCCGGCACCCGGCTGTACCCCATCACCAAGGGCGTCAGCAAGCAGCTGCTGCCGGTGTACGACAAGCCGATGATCTACTACCCGCTCAGCGTGCTGATGCTGGCGGGCATCCGTGAAGTGCTGATCATCAACACGCCGCACGAACAGGCCCTGTTCCAGCAGTTGCTGGGCGATGGTTCGCAGTGGGGCATGGACATCCAGTACGCCGTGCAGCCGAGCCCGGACGGGCTGGCGCAGGCTTACCTGATCGGCCGCGATTTCGTAGCCGGCAAGCCCAGCTGCCTGGTGCTGGGTGACAACATCTTCCATGGCCATGGCCTGCGCGAGGTGCTCAAGCGCGCCGATGAGCGGGTGAACGGTTCCACCGTGTTCGGCTACTGGGTGAACGACCCGGAGCGCTATGGCGTGGCCGAGTTCGATAAGGGTGGCAAGGTGATCGACCTGGTGGAGAAGCCGGAGAACCCGCGCTCCAACTACGCCGTGACCGGCCTGTACTTCTACGATGGCAACGCCAGCGATCATGCCGCCGAGCTGAAGCCGTCGCCGCGCGGCGAGCTGGAGATCACCGATCTCAACAAGCGCTACCTGGCCGACGGCAACCTGCATCTGGAAGCGCTGGGCCGCGGTTATGCCTGGCTCGATACCGGCACCCACCAGTCGCTGCTGGAAGCCTCCAACTTCATCGAGACCATCCAGACGCGGCAGGGCCTGCAGGTGTGCTGCCCTGAGGAAATCGCCTTCGGCCAGGGCTGGATCAACGCCGAGCAGCTGGAGGCACTGGCTGCCCCGCTGATCAAGAATGGCTACGGCCAGTACCTGCACAAACTTGCCCTGCGTGGAGTCGTTCCGTGA
- the rfbC gene encoding dTDP-4-dehydrorhamnose 3,5-epimerase — translation MKVIETKLPGCVVIEPAVFGDARGYFFETWNAERFAALGLPDRFVQSNVSTSAQGVLRGLHYQWPRPQGKLVSVLEGEVYDVAVDIRRGSPTFGQWDAVVLSAENKKQFWIPEGFAHGFAVLSERAVFSYLCTEVYLKDFDAGVRWNDADIAVDWPVSAPTLSAKDENAPFLKDIAEDRLPVYTP, via the coding sequence GTGAAAGTGATTGAAACCAAGTTGCCCGGCTGCGTAGTGATCGAGCCGGCTGTGTTCGGCGATGCGCGTGGCTACTTCTTCGAGACCTGGAACGCCGAACGCTTCGCCGCGCTGGGCCTGCCGGACCGGTTCGTGCAGAGCAACGTGTCCACCTCGGCGCAGGGCGTGCTGCGCGGCCTGCATTACCAGTGGCCGCGCCCGCAGGGAAAGCTGGTCAGCGTGCTGGAAGGCGAGGTCTATGACGTGGCCGTCGACATCCGTCGCGGCTCGCCGACCTTCGGCCAGTGGGATGCGGTGGTGCTGAGCGCGGAAAACAAGAAGCAGTTCTGGATTCCGGAAGGCTTCGCCCATGGTTTTGCCGTGCTCTCCGAACGCGCGGTGTTCAGCTACCTGTGCACCGAGGTCTATCTGAAGGACTTCGATGCCGGCGTGCGCTGGAATGACGCAGACATCGCCGTCGACTGGCCGGTGAGTGCGCCCACCCTGTCGGCCAAGGACGAGAACGCGCCCTTCCTGAAAGACATCGCCGAAGACCGCCTGCCGGTCTACACCCCATGA
- the rfbD gene encoding dTDP-4-dehydrorhamnose reductase → MTVLVFGGNGQVGQELLRALAPLGPVVATTRSGQLPDGSACEVADFGQPDSLPALLDRLQPSVVVNAAAYTAVDRAEQDVEAAFAANAQAPGVIARWCAAQGVPFVHYSTDYVFDGQGSAPYREDEATAPLGVYGTSKRDGEEAVRAAGGRHLIFRTAWVYASHGANFLRTMLRVGAERDQLRVVADQIGTPTPAALIADVTAQALQHPGTLSGTWHLTASGQTSWHGFAEAIFAEALARGVLVKVPTVEAIASSEYPTPAKRPAWSVLDNRRLQQDFGITLPAWQDGLKRVIAEI, encoded by the coding sequence ATGACCGTGCTGGTATTTGGCGGCAACGGGCAGGTCGGCCAGGAGCTGCTGCGCGCGCTGGCCCCGCTGGGGCCGGTGGTGGCGACCACCCGCAGTGGCCAGCTGCCCGACGGCAGTGCGTGCGAGGTGGCCGACTTCGGCCAGCCCGACAGCCTGCCAGCGTTGCTGGACCGGCTGCAGCCGTCGGTGGTGGTGAATGCTGCGGCATATACCGCCGTGGACCGTGCCGAGCAGGACGTGGAGGCCGCGTTCGCGGCCAACGCGCAGGCGCCGGGCGTGATCGCGCGCTGGTGCGCGGCCCAGGGCGTGCCGTTCGTGCATTACTCCACCGACTATGTGTTCGATGGCCAGGGCAGCGCGCCCTACCGCGAAGACGAAGCGACCGCGCCGCTGGGCGTGTACGGCACCAGCAAGCGCGATGGCGAAGAGGCGGTGCGTGCTGCCGGCGGCCGTCACCTGATCTTCCGCACGGCCTGGGTGTATGCCTCGCACGGCGCCAACTTCCTGCGCACCATGCTGCGGGTAGGCGCCGAGCGCGACCAGCTGCGGGTGGTGGCTGACCAGATCGGCACGCCGACGCCGGCTGCGCTGATCGCCGATGTCACTGCGCAGGCATTGCAACATCCGGGCACGTTGTCGGGCACCTGGCACCTGACCGCCAGTGGCCAGACCAGCTGGCATGGGTTTGCCGAAGCGATCTTCGCCGAGGCGCTGGCCCGCGGCGTGCTGGTCAAGGTGCCGACGGTGGAAGCCATTGCCAGTTCCGAGTATCCCACCCCGGCCAAGCGTCCGGCGTGGTCGGTGCTGGACAACCGCAGGCTGCAGCAGGATTTCGGCATCACCCTGCCGGCGTGGCAGGACGGCCTGAAGCGGGTCATCGCTGAAATCTGA